Proteins found in one Serratia plymuthica genomic segment:
- a CDS encoding TonB-dependent hemoglobin/transferrin/lactoferrin family receptor produces the protein MPLPSYTRLRLSALSLAIACALPTVTFAQTTSTVSSSAATPAKTEKTGEDAMTVVATGNQRSSFEAPMMVTVIEGNAPESQTASTAADMLRRIPGITVTGTGRSNGQDIMMRGYDRRGVLTLVDGIRQGTDTGHINGTFLDPGLIKRIEVVRGPSALLYGSGALGGVVAYETVDAADLLLPGHDSGFRVFGTAASGDHSLGMGASAYGKADNLDGLLSFGTRDVGNLRQGNGFDAPNDETISNLLAKGTWTLDENQSLSGNLRYYNNRAQEPKNPQESTNSSGNLMTDRSTIQRDGQLSYRLKPVGQEWLDAEAKVYYSDVKINAHANGSEDEARKQTTRGAKLENRTRLFADTFASHLFTYGSEAYRQEQTPGGATESFPQAKINFASGWLQDEITLRDLPITLLAGTRYDNYKGSSDGYADVDADKWSSRGAISIAPTDWLMVFGSYSQAFRAPTMGEMYNDAKHFSIPMGPTTITNYWVPNPNLKPETNATQEYGFGLRFDDLLLADDSLQFKASYFDTKARDYITTGVTMELGRGPRGPYCISCTTFSTNIDRAKIWGWDAMLSYKTAIFGWDLAYNRTRGKNEASGDWLSSINPDTVTSTLDIPLGETGLSTGWVATFAERATRVETGTAEQGGYGVNDFYLSYKGRERLQGVTTTVVLGNAFDKEYYSPQGIPQDGRNAKLLVSYQW, from the coding sequence ATGCCTCTGCCCTCTTACACCCGGTTGCGTTTATCCGCATTGAGTTTGGCGATTGCCTGCGCTCTGCCGACGGTGACTTTTGCACAAACCACCAGCACAGTTTCTTCTTCTGCCGCCACCCCGGCAAAAACCGAAAAAACCGGCGAAGACGCCATGACCGTTGTCGCTACCGGCAATCAACGCAGCAGTTTTGAAGCGCCGATGATGGTCACGGTAATCGAAGGCAACGCGCCGGAAAGCCAGACTGCGTCTACCGCAGCCGATATGCTGCGCCGGATCCCCGGAATTACCGTCACCGGCACCGGCCGCAGCAACGGCCAGGACATTATGATGCGTGGCTATGATCGCCGGGGTGTGCTGACGTTGGTGGATGGTATCCGTCAGGGAACGGATACCGGACACATCAATGGCACCTTCCTCGATCCCGGTCTGATTAAACGCATTGAAGTCGTGCGCGGCCCTTCTGCCCTGCTGTATGGCAGCGGCGCCTTGGGGGGCGTGGTCGCTTATGAAACGGTCGATGCCGCCGATCTACTGCTGCCGGGTCATGACAGCGGTTTCCGGGTATTCGGCACCGCAGCCAGCGGCGATCATAGTCTGGGCATGGGCGCCAGCGCCTACGGCAAGGCCGACAATCTCGACGGCCTGCTGTCGTTCGGCACCCGTGACGTCGGCAATTTGCGCCAGGGCAACGGTTTTGACGCGCCAAACGATGAAACCATCAGCAACCTGTTGGCCAAAGGGACCTGGACTCTGGACGAAAACCAGTCATTGAGCGGCAATCTGCGTTACTACAACAATCGGGCGCAGGAGCCGAAAAACCCCCAGGAATCCACCAACTCCAGCGGCAACCTGATGACCGACCGCTCCACTATCCAACGCGACGGCCAGCTCAGCTACCGCCTGAAACCTGTTGGCCAGGAATGGCTGGATGCCGAAGCGAAAGTGTATTACTCCGATGTGAAAATCAACGCCCACGCCAACGGCAGTGAAGATGAAGCCCGCAAACAAACCACTCGCGGCGCAAAACTGGAAAACCGCACCCGTTTGTTTGCCGATACCTTCGCGTCGCACCTGTTTACCTATGGTTCGGAAGCTTATAGGCAAGAGCAGACGCCGGGCGGCGCGACGGAAAGCTTCCCCCAGGCGAAAATCAACTTTGCTTCCGGCTGGCTGCAGGATGAAATCACCCTGCGCGACCTGCCCATCACCCTGCTTGCCGGCACCCGTTACGATAACTACAAAGGCTCCAGCGACGGCTATGCGGATGTCGACGCCGACAAATGGTCGTCACGAGGGGCAATCAGCATTGCGCCAACCGACTGGCTGATGGTGTTCGGGTCATATTCCCAGGCGTTCCGTGCACCAACCATGGGGGAGATGTATAACGACGCCAAACATTTCTCGATCCCCATGGGCCCGACCACCATTACCAACTACTGGGTGCCAAACCCGAATCTGAAACCGGAAACCAACGCGACGCAGGAGTACGGCTTCGGCCTGCGCTTTGACGATTTGCTGCTGGCGGACGACAGCCTGCAATTCAAAGCCAGCTATTTTGACACCAAGGCCAGAGATTACATCACCACCGGTGTCACCATGGAGTTGGGGCGTGGCCCGCGTGGCCCCTATTGCATCAGTTGCACCACTTTCTCGACCAATATTGACCGCGCAAAAATCTGGGGCTGGGACGCCATGCTGAGCTATAAAACGGCGATTTTCGGCTGGGATTTGGCTTACAACCGCACGCGCGGCAAGAACGAAGCCAGCGGCGACTGGTTAAGCAGCATCAATCCTGACACCGTGACCAGCACGCTGGATATCCCGTTGGGTGAAACCGGCCTGTCGACCGGTTGGGTCGCTACCTTCGCCGAGCGCGCCACTCGCGTGGAAACCGGCACCGCCGAGCAAGGCGGCTACGGCGTCAACGACTTCTACCTGAGCTATAAAGGCCGCGAACGCCTGCAGGGCGTCACCACCACGGTGGTGCTGGGCAACGCCTTCGATAAAGAATATTACTCGCCGCAGGGCATCCCACAGGATGGTCGCAACGCCAAACTGCTGG
- the hemP gene encoding hemin uptake protein HemP, with translation MDNHNTPPHGIAAPGAERSLISPPCYDSAQLLDADGVAIILHQGQRYQLRQTKAGKLILTK, from the coding sequence ATGGATAATCACAATACTCCCCCTCATGGCATAGCTGCCCCCGGTGCTGAACGCAGCCTGATCTCGCCGCCTTGCTACGACAGCGCGCAGTTGCTCGATGCCGACGGCGTAGCGATCATCCTTCATCAGGGCCAGCGTTACCAACTGCGGCAGACCAAGGCCGGGAAATTAATCCTGACCAAATAA
- a CDS encoding glutathione peroxidase, giving the protein MSHSLLSIPCVTLQGEHKTLGDFPARAYLVVNTASKCGFTPQYRGLENLWQYYRDRGLMVLGFPCNQFGAQEPGDPLEIANFCTLNYGVSFPLFGKVEVNGPGAHPLFNELKRLAPGVLGSKRIKWNFTKFLLTADGQRVKRFAPITKPERLFDHIETLLK; this is encoded by the coding sequence ATGAGCCATTCGCTGTTATCCATCCCCTGCGTCACGCTGCAAGGGGAGCACAAAACTCTGGGCGACTTTCCCGCCCGGGCTTATCTGGTGGTCAATACCGCCAGCAAATGCGGCTTTACCCCGCAATACCGTGGTCTGGAAAACCTCTGGCAGTACTATCGGGATCGCGGCCTGATGGTGTTGGGGTTTCCGTGCAATCAGTTTGGCGCACAAGAGCCGGGGGATCCGCTGGAGATCGCCAATTTCTGTACGCTCAACTACGGCGTCAGCTTCCCGCTGTTCGGCAAGGTGGAGGTTAACGGCCCCGGCGCGCATCCGCTGTTCAACGAATTGAAACGCCTGGCGCCGGGGGTTCTGGGCAGCAAGCGCATCAAGTGGAACTTCACCAAATTCCTGCTGACCGCCGACGGCCAACGGGTGAAGCGTTTTGCGCCCATCACCAAACCTGAGCGCCTGTTTGACCACATCGAAACCCTGCTGAAATAA